A genomic stretch from Ureibacillus composti includes:
- a CDS encoding polyprenyl synthetase family protein codes for MNREFIIDCDRCYWRAERRASHYFKLLSKQVKEKTYIGTLKHDLASSFKLQTKPLSFLTFMEKKKTSRNFRRQIKWLEYTGKLDVFLERSISYIFLRDLGKTLDSSDIQERIQTVVNDLKSNLTTTSKMKSEVLSGTFSFLGMYRWGQREGIEETIIWLFQKLTSVSKQIPKEIDSPHAQRKLIKIIMGVLMHQMEEMTDQTLPEIRVKKLDEAIRLGYSYGLTYPFIDDLLDSNIFTSDEKKQYAELIRTSITTSIVAPLGQWPEEKMKMMSYIHRELKEAFEYIHSHQTSEKRKIFTEQSYVFFQSQELDRLKDLSNPQYTNEELYIPIILKSSSSRLMARSVLNTHDDDGFNTRTFLYGIYNQLADDFADLFDDLEADAVTPYTYYFKYHQERPDLINPFELYWTVITNLIHNVYHSDVTTKKVILARAINGLRRYKEKHGVQKYKEVMQLFAFDPPESFSYIQTIVEKAEDVDFLDKLIRDELITELKKENEEQEEFFQTIKAVRNEINQALMITKSKKELLVEDPITEAANYSLEGNGKRLRPIIAWFMGVRVYGLNEVAFLPVLKSIEYLHTASLIFDDLPAQDDAHFRRGRRTVYELYNVAVAELTGVFLTMKAMEEQSSLEQFDAGQVLKMIQYSAHVTAELCKGQAMDLASKGQQMTIEQLNMLCFYKTGLSFEASLVIPAILAYAEDKEIEELKKFAYHAGIAFQIKDDILDVEGDADLLGKPTHKDTENMVSNFVSLLGVNSAKKQMWDHYCLAIESLQSLPNNNSFLKHLLNYFVTRER; via the coding sequence ATGAATAGGGAGTTCATCATTGACTGTGACCGCTGTTATTGGCGAGCGGAACGCCGTGCATCTCATTACTTTAAGTTGCTTTCAAAACAAGTTAAAGAGAAAACATATATTGGTACGCTAAAACATGATCTAGCATCGAGTTTTAAACTCCAAACAAAACCTTTATCATTTCTTACATTTATGGAGAAGAAAAAAACATCCCGTAATTTCCGTCGTCAAATTAAGTGGCTAGAATATACAGGCAAACTTGATGTTTTTTTAGAACGGAGCATTTCATATATTTTCTTACGTGATTTAGGAAAAACACTAGATTCTTCTGACATTCAGGAGAGAATACAAACAGTTGTGAATGATTTAAAAAGTAATTTGACGACCACTTCAAAGATGAAATCAGAAGTATTGTCGGGTACATTTAGCTTTCTAGGAATGTATCGATGGGGGCAAAGGGAAGGGATTGAGGAAACAATCATTTGGCTTTTCCAAAAACTTACTTCTGTTTCGAAGCAAATTCCAAAAGAAATAGATTCCCCCCATGCACAGCGTAAGCTAATTAAAATTATTATGGGTGTATTAATGCACCAAATGGAAGAAATGACTGATCAAACCTTACCTGAGATCCGTGTTAAAAAACTTGATGAAGCAATTAGACTCGGGTATTCCTATGGATTGACGTATCCCTTCATCGATGATTTGTTAGATTCAAATATCTTTACGTCGGATGAAAAGAAACAGTATGCTGAGTTGATAAGAACTTCAATTACTACTAGTATTGTAGCTCCCTTAGGTCAATGGCCAGAGGAAAAAATGAAAATGATGAGCTATATTCACAGGGAACTAAAAGAAGCATTTGAATATATTCACTCTCACCAGACGAGTGAAAAACGTAAGATTTTTACTGAGCAATCTTATGTATTTTTCCAATCCCAGGAGTTAGATCGTTTAAAAGACTTGTCCAATCCTCAATACACAAATGAAGAACTTTATATACCTATCATATTAAAATCCTCCTCCTCACGTTTAATGGCAAGATCTGTATTAAATACGCACGATGATGACGGCTTTAATACTCGAACATTTTTGTATGGAATATACAATCAATTGGCTGATGATTTTGCAGATTTGTTTGATGATTTGGAGGCAGATGCTGTAACTCCTTATACCTATTATTTTAAATATCATCAAGAAAGACCTGATCTAATCAATCCTTTTGAATTGTATTGGACTGTTATCACAAATTTAATTCATAACGTGTATCATTCAGATGTTACTACAAAAAAAGTGATTTTAGCCCGAGCCATCAACGGTTTAAGGAGATATAAAGAAAAGCACGGTGTTCAAAAGTATAAGGAAGTAATGCAGTTATTCGCATTCGATCCCCCTGAGAGCTTCTCTTATATTCAAACTATTGTAGAAAAGGCAGAAGACGTCGATTTCTTGGATAAGCTCATTCGAGATGAATTAATAACTGAATTGAAGAAAGAAAATGAAGAACAAGAAGAATTTTTCCAAACAATAAAAGCAGTAAGAAACGAGATAAATCAAGCATTAATGATTACGAAAAGTAAAAAGGAATTGTTAGTAGAAGATCCGATTACAGAAGCGGCAAATTATAGCTTAGAGGGAAATGGAAAACGGTTAAGGCCAATTATCGCTTGGTTTATGGGGGTAAGGGTTTATGGGTTGAACGAGGTTGCTTTCTTACCAGTACTAAAATCAATCGAGTATTTACACACAGCCTCGTTAATTTTCGATGATTTGCCTGCTCAAGATGATGCACATTTTCGTAGAGGCCGTCGAACCGTTTATGAATTATATAATGTTGCAGTAGCCGAGTTAACGGGAGTATTTTTGACAATGAAGGCAATGGAAGAGCAAAGTTCCTTAGAACAGTTTGATGCTGGGCAAGTACTGAAAATGATTCAATATTCCGCGCACGTAACAGCAGAATTATGTAAAGGCCAAGCAATGGACTTAGCAAGTAAAGGACAGCAAATGACGATTGAGCAGTTGAATATGCTATGTTTTTATAAAACCGGATTAAGTTTTGAAGCTTCACTCGTCATCCCAGCCATCCTTGCCTATGCTGAAGATAAAGAAATTGAGGAATTAAAAAAATTTGCCTATCATGCAGGGATCGCATTTCAAATTAAGGACGACATACTGGATGTAGAAGGGGATGCTGACCTGTTAGGAAAACCAACGCATAAAGATACTGAGAACATGGTTTCAAACTTTGTCTCCCTTTTAGGAGTAAATAGTGCTAAAAAACAAATGTGGGATCATTATTGTCTTGCAATTGAATCGCTTCAAAGTTTACCTAATAATAATAGCTTTCTAAAACATTTGTTGAATTATTTCGTTACTCGTGAACGGTAG
- a CDS encoding DMT family transporter, with product MNKKALILALITVFIWGSTFATNSVSLQNGYSAGHLLLIRFIVASIIFGVIALLPKMKIRVPDKKDIFRIVILGFIGISGYHICATFGQLTVSAGTAGMLVGSGPIFTTIFAILILKEKLGKVGWIGLAFGFVGITLIALGTSKASLGISPGVFLIITAAIATSIFFVYQKPLFKKYTAIELTAYFTWTGTIPFLIFSPGLIEGIQSASLEANISAIYIGIFPTAIAYLTWAIALSLSDASAISSTLYLEPVIAIILAWILLNELPTALSLAGGLIAISGVLIVNFLGKKQSFTDKNKIKPSKIKPTH from the coding sequence ATGAATAAAAAAGCATTAATCTTGGCGCTTATTACTGTTTTTATTTGGGGTTCGACATTCGCAACAAATAGTGTAAGTTTACAAAATGGCTACTCTGCAGGTCATTTACTTTTAATACGCTTCATCGTTGCTTCAATCATTTTTGGCGTGATTGCATTGTTGCCTAAAATGAAGATTAGAGTGCCAGATAAAAAGGATATTTTTAGAATAGTAATTCTTGGATTTATTGGAATAAGTGGTTACCATATATGTGCTACTTTTGGGCAGTTAACTGTAAGTGCAGGTACTGCAGGTATGTTAGTTGGTTCCGGTCCTATTTTCACAACTATTTTTGCTATTTTAATATTAAAAGAAAAGCTAGGGAAAGTAGGTTGGATTGGCCTAGCATTCGGTTTTGTTGGAATTACGTTGATTGCTTTAGGTACTAGCAAAGCATCCCTAGGTATATCACCTGGCGTATTTTTAATAATAACTGCGGCAATTGCAACATCCATCTTTTTTGTCTATCAAAAGCCGTTATTTAAAAAATATACAGCTATTGAACTAACTGCTTACTTTACGTGGACAGGTACGATTCCGTTTCTAATTTTTTCACCAGGTCTAATTGAAGGCATACAGTCAGCTAGCCTTGAAGCAAACATAAGTGCCATCTATATTGGGATTTTCCCAACAGCAATTGCCTACTTAACTTGGGCCATTGCATTATCCTTATCTGATGCAAGTGCGATTTCAAGTACACTTTACCTTGAACCGGTGATTGCAATTATCCTTGCATGGATTTTACTAAATGAACTACCTACCGCCCTTTCACTTGCAGGAGGACTCATCGCCATTTCAGGTGTTTTAATAGTGAATTTCTTAGGAAAAAAACAGAGTTTTACTGATAAAAATAAAATAAAACCAAGTAAAATCAAACCAACCCATTAA
- a CDS encoding AbgT family transporter, whose product MGEIKNSTTEIQKKSKFDGFLNFIERFGNKLPHPFMLFFYLTVILVLLSWALNSFNAKVVHPNTGEVVAVKSIISGEGIQYILANTLTNFTGFAPLGLVLTMMLGIGVAEKSGLLESLMIRAITKTPKKIITFTVFFIGILGNVASDAAFVVVPPLAALVFLSVGRHPLAGLAVGLASTGIGFSANIMIAGTDVLLSGIATEVAGGFMEGTVVSPLDNWYFMSASTFLLAIAGTILTEKYVEPRLGVYTGEKKSVGNTLSAMQLRGLRNSGIATVIFIAILLIALFIPGSPLLNEDGTILRSPFLSGIVPILFAFFLVNGIVYGVTTKQIKSTADVPKIMTEAITGLSSYIVLIFMIAQFVAYFNWTNIATWLAVHFSEILETIKLTNLFAVFLFMILVAILSLFIISGSSLWSLVAPVFIPTFMALGYNPAFIQAAYRVGESSTNMVTPLNTYFAIILSFMLVYDKKAGIGTLMSLMIPYTIVFFILWSGLLMLFAWLGIPIGPGVYVKM is encoded by the coding sequence TTGGGAGAAATCAAAAATAGCACTACGGAAATTCAAAAAAAGTCAAAGTTTGATGGGTTTTTAAATTTTATTGAACGTTTCGGTAATAAACTACCTCATCCATTTATGCTATTTTTCTATCTTACAGTTATATTAGTTCTACTATCTTGGGCTTTGAATTCATTTAATGCGAAAGTCGTTCATCCAAACACGGGTGAAGTCGTAGCAGTAAAAAGCATTATTTCAGGGGAAGGTATTCAATATATCTTAGCCAATACACTGACAAACTTTACAGGTTTTGCGCCATTAGGCCTTGTTCTAACAATGATGCTAGGTATCGGTGTTGCTGAGAAATCAGGTTTACTTGAGTCATTGATGATTCGTGCCATTACAAAAACACCAAAGAAAATCATTACATTTACTGTATTCTTTATAGGGATTTTAGGAAATGTTGCTTCTGATGCGGCATTTGTTGTCGTTCCGCCATTAGCAGCATTAGTCTTTTTATCAGTTGGCAGACACCCATTAGCTGGTTTAGCTGTTGGTCTAGCTTCTACAGGTATTGGATTCTCAGCGAATATTATGATCGCTGGTACAGATGTTTTATTATCAGGAATTGCGACTGAGGTTGCAGGTGGATTTATGGAAGGTACAGTAGTATCTCCTCTTGATAACTGGTATTTCATGAGTGCTTCCACTTTCTTACTGGCAATTGCTGGAACAATCTTAACAGAAAAATATGTTGAGCCACGTTTAGGTGTATATACCGGAGAGAAAAAATCAGTAGGAAACACGTTATCAGCTATGCAATTACGCGGTCTTCGTAATTCAGGAATTGCAACGGTTATTTTTATTGCTATTCTTTTAATCGCTTTATTTATCCCTGGTTCACCATTATTAAACGAAGATGGTACGATTTTGAGATCCCCATTCTTGTCAGGGATTGTGCCGATTCTATTCGCGTTCTTCTTAGTAAACGGTATTGTTTATGGAGTGACAACGAAACAAATTAAGTCTACAGCAGATGTTCCGAAAATTATGACAGAAGCCATTACTGGTTTATCAAGCTATATCGTTTTAATCTTTATGATTGCTCAATTTGTTGCCTATTTTAACTGGACAAATATTGCAACTTGGTTAGCAGTTCATTTTTCAGAAATATTAGAAACTATTAAATTAACAAATCTATTTGCTGTTTTCCTATTTATGATTTTAGTAGCAATCCTAAGTCTATTTATTATTAGTGGTTCGTCACTTTGGTCGTTAGTAGCGCCTGTGTTTATCCCAACATTTATGGCACTTGGTTACAATCCAGCATTTATTCAAGCAGCTTACCGTGTAGGTGAATCATCGACAAACATGGTGACGCCATTAAACACATACTTCGCCATTATTTTATCCTTTATGCTTGTATACGATAAAAAAGCGGGTATTGGTACATTAATGTCGTTAATGATCCCTTACACAATTGTCTTCTTCATTCTTTGGAGTGGATTACTCATGTTATTCGCTTGGCTTGGTATACCAATTGGCCCAGGCGTATATGTAAAAATGTAA